From the genome of Thermoanaerobaculales bacterium:
GAAGCGGCTGCCGTACGGGCAGGCCTGGACGCAGTAGCGGCATCCCAGGCAGTAGGTCGTGTCGACCAGCACCACGCCGTCAGGGCTGACGAAGGTGGCGCCCACCGGGCAGACCTGGACGCACGGCGAGTGCGCGCACTGGTTGCAGAGCTTGGGCACGAAGAAGTCCTTGGAGCCGGCTCCGGGCTCGTCGCGCTCGGGGAAGCCATCGTAGCCGCCGTTGGGCGAGTCGACGTGCGGTCGATCGGTGTCGCCCTCGGGCAGTTGGTAGCGCTCGACCCAGGTCCGGAAGTAGAGCGGCTCCAGCGGAACGTCGTTCTCGGCCTTGCAGGCGCGGACGCAGTTGCCGCAGCCGATGCAGCGGCCGATGTCGATCGCCATCGCCCACCAGTGGCCCTCGACGTCATAGCCCGGCGCCTGCTCGGGCGCGCCGGCCAGCACCCACTTGAGCGCGCCTGCCGCCGCGCCGGAGGCGATGAGGAGAACCCTCCCGCTGCCGATCAGGAACTCGCGTCGGTCCGTGGGCATGGTCACGTCCCCTCGAGGCGTGGCGCGTGCGCGGCGTGGCAGACGTCGCAGGGCTCACCGCCGGCGTGGTCATCAGGTTCGACCTGGGAAAACCCGGCCGGCTTGGCCATGGCCGGAAGGTGGCACCGGAGGCAGATCGTGCCCCCATCCGGGAGCGCCGGCGCCTGGTCAGATGGCTCGGCGGCGTGCCGTGCAAGCGGTCCGTGGCAGGCCTCGCAGCGGATGGTCTCGTGGCCGCCCCCAGCGCGGCTCGCCGCGACGTCGTCGTGGCACTCGCCGCACGCCGCCGCGCCGGCGTGGACGAGCGGCCGCTGCCGGTTGTCGTCGAGTGCCCCGGCCCGATAGTGGCCCCAGACCCCGAAGTCCTCCGGCACCAGCAGTCCCCTGGCCACCGCGAACAGGCCCAGCCCGACCGCGAACATCGCCGCCATCCGTAGCAGGTGCTCGAAGTCCTTGAACCGGTGCGACATGCCCGCCCCTTTCGGGTGGGATGGAGGTCGTCGGGCGCGATCCGCGCGCCGCGGCGTCACCGTCGAACAAACCCTGAGCCGACGTCCGAATGATACCCCAGGCGTCACGCGACGGCCCTGCCACTCACCCCAGACAGCGCGACGTCGAGCCGCGCTGTTCGGGCAGCGGCCTCCGCGTGATCGCGGACCGCTGTGGCCGCCGCCCCTCTGTCTCACCACGAGACACCCGACAGCCCGCCGCTTCTGTGACCCTGGACACAGCCAACTTGTTTAGTGACTTCACATTCGTCATCACGGATGTCGTTCACTCAGAAATCAACTGTCGCATTGTCTCAGAGTGTCTCACGACGAGACACGAACCCTCGTTGCCAGGAGTGGAGTCGTAACTGCAATCTCCAAAGGAAGTTAGCGTGCACACCCCCAGTCGGCCCGGGTCTGGCTCGAGCTTCTACCTCCTGACGGACTCGCGGGTGACCGAGGGGTGTAAGTTGTTTGTTAATGCCAATTGACTGCAGCGATCGAGTCGCTGTCAATCGATGGCACGATTCGTGCTTTACCGCGAAGCCACGCAAGAAGTAAGGGTCGAGCGAAGCCCAGGCGGCCCAACCAGAGGGGGGTGGATCGAGGTGATGGGGCACCGCTGGACATGTGTTGGGATCGTCGCAGCTGCCTCGCGGCAGCGGCGGCGCTTCACTTCGCCGAGTCCACCCGCGCTCGCCGACATCGGGCCACGCCGCGGCGGCTGCGGCTTCTGCCGCACCCGCCTGGAGGTCTCGATGCCGATCTAGACGCACCCTCATGACCCTCACCTTCCGCGTTGCCTGATTTCGGCGCGGGTTTCGCTCCGCGCAGTCAAGGAGGAGTCCGTTGGAGGTCGCACTTTCGCTCACGGCGCTGCCAAACCTGCATCCGGCCCTGGTCCACTTTCCGGTCGCGCTGCTTCTGACCGCGCTCGGGTTCGACGTTGCCTGCCTGGCCTTCCGGCGCCACCGGTGGTTCGACTGGGCCGCACTGTCGCTGTACCTGCTCGGAACCGTCTCCGCAGGCGCCACCTACCTCTCCGGGCGCCAGGCCGCCAACTCCATCCGTGGCCTCAGTGGGCCAGTGGAGACCGCGGTGTGGGACCACGGAGACAGCGCCCTGCTCATGCTCGCTGCGTTCATCGTCGTCGGCGGCATTCGCCTCACGGCTTCATGGCGCGAGCGCACGGCGCCCCGGGTGCGACTCACGCCGCTCCGGGTCTTCGGCCTGGCGGCGGCCCTCGTCGCGCAGGGCCTTCTATTCTGGACGGCCGACCAAGGCGGCGCGCTCGTGTACCGCCACGGCGTCGCGGTGGCCAGGCCAGTTCCAGACGCTCCCCTCACGACCGCTACCACCATGTCCCAGGCGGCGGTACCGCCTGAAATCCCATCCCGATAACACTTCAAGGAGAACCACATGCACCTCACAGTCCGGAATCACGCCAAGATGTTCGCAGTGATGGCATTCACGACCATCGCGGTCAGCTACGCACCGACGAGCGAGGCCATCCCCGCGTTCGCGAGGAAGTACAAGGTCGAGTGCTCGGCGTGCCACAGCGCCATGCCCTACCTGAACGCCGAAGGGCGGAGGTTCAAGGAGGCCGGCTATCGGATTCTTGCGGAGGGAAGCGAGCCGCAGGACGAGATGGCCGCCGCCGCCACCGAGCAGATCTCCGACACCCTGATCTGGGACAAGTACTTCCCCGTGTCCGCTCGCTTCAAGGGCTACGTGTACGACGATGTCAAGGGCGAGGAGTTCAAGCTACGGCCGAGCCACGAGATCGAGATCTTCGCCGCCGGCAACTACTGGAAGGAAGGGTCCTTCTTCATCGAGATCGAGGGAGAAGACGAGGACGGCTGGGACACCTTCGTCGTCGGGAGCTTCGGCTGGCATCCCCTCCAGGGCGCCAACGTCATCGCCGGCTACGGGCCGATCCTGGCGGTGGACCCCTACAACTCCCTCCAGGACGGCGGTCGCCGGCTCACGGTCTCCCACAAGCTGCCGTTGGACGTGCGCGCCGGCGGCACCCGCTTCCGCAGTGACTCGTCGTACGCCACCTTCTACGGGCGAGCCGGCAAGCTCTACTACGCCGCCGGACTCTCCGGAGGCAACAGCAACCCGGAGGGTGAGGATCCCCGCGACTACCTCGGTCGCATCGCCTTCGACTTCACGCCCAAGGTGATGCTCGGGGGGCTCTACTACTCGGGCAACCGCGACCAGGACGATGGCGAGCTCGACATCGCCAGATACGGCATCGATTTCAACATCGAGATCGGAAATCTCTCGGCGCTCGGCATGTACCTGAAGAACGACGAGGAGCTGGCCGGGTTCTCGGACGTGAGCAACGACTCCGCATACGTCGAGCTCCTGTACGTGACCCGGCGCGACGACGACCCGTTCATCGTGCCGCTCGTTCGCTACGACTGGACCGAGCGAAGTAACGGGTCCATCGACTACGCGTTCGTCACCGGACAGGTTGGCGTCTACCCGATTCAGAACCTCAAGCTCGCCCTCGAGTACTCCCGCGACGTCCAGGTTGCCGAGGGCGTCGAGAAGTCGAACCGACTGACGCTCTTAGCGGATGTGAACTTCTGATCGAGCCGGTCCGGAGGAGGGTGACTCCACCATCCTCCGGGCTTCTTTTGAAAGGATTTGGCATGAAAGTTCCGGCCGTCGCACTGCCCGTCGTGCTCGTCGTGATCGTCGCCGTGGCCGCGCTGGCGAACGACGCCTCCACAGCTGCCCCGCGCCCGACCTCCTACTCCGCCGACGTGGAGGGCCTGTTTCTCAAGCACTGCCACAGCTGCCACTCAACCGAGGAGCCCCGAGGAGACCTCGTGCTCGACGCGGGGTCCGGCTACGGGAAGCTGGTCTCGGTCCCGAGTCGCCAGGTTCCGAGCATGCATCTCGTCGTGCCCGGCGACCCAGAAGCCTCCTACCTGTGGGTCAAGCTGCTGGGCACCGCCGAGCAGGGCAAGGGAATGCCGCGGACCCTGTTCGGTGCGAAGAAGCTCCCCAGCGACGAGCTCGAGCTCGTGCGGGGCTGGATTGCGAGCGGTGCCCAACCCTGACGCTGGCACCCGAGCCACCGATCCGGCAAGGGCGTGATGAGGACAGGGGACCTGTTGACCGCCGCTGAGTTGGCGCCTTCCCGAATGCCCGAATGGTTCCCGCGCGTCTGCGAGCGGGCCCAGCCGGAGGGGTGGCCCTGCTGTCGCGCCCCGGGCAGTTCAGACCACGGTGCCGTCGGGGATCACGCTGTTCTTGGGCACGACCACGATGCCCTCACGGATCGCCCAGCCGTCGCCGTCGGCATCCTGGACCCCGGCCTGGTTGACGATCCTGACGCGGCGCCCGATGCGGGCGTTCTTGTCGATGATCGCGTCGCGGATCTCGCTCCCCTCGCCGATGCCGACCGGCGGCGCGCCGGGGATTTCCGGGTAGTGGCTGTCGACGCCCATCACCAGGGCGCGCTTGATCTTGGCGCCGCGGATGTCCGAGCGCAGGCCGATCACCGCGTCCTCGACCTCGGAGTCGACGATGCGGGAGCCCTCGCCGAGCACGACATGGTTGAAGCGGCACCCGGAGAGGCGGGCTCCGGGCAGGTAGCGCGGCCGGGTGTAGATCGGCCACGTCCGATCGTGGAAGCTGAACGGCGGCTCCGGCTTGACGAGGTCCATGTGGGCGTCGAAGAACGCCCGGATGGTCCCGATGTCCCGCCAGTACCCGTGGAAGAAGTGGCCCTGGACGCGGCGGCGGCCGGTCTCGGACGGGATGATGTCCCGCCCGAAGTCGACCAGGCTGCTGTCGAGCACGTCGAGCAGGGCGCCCTTGTTGAACATGTAGATGCCCATCGAGGCCAGGTACGGGAGATCGGAGCTCACGCCGTGAGCCGCCAGCAGCGCTGGATCGGCCTCCATCCCCTCGCGGGCCGCCGCCGACGACGGCTTCTCGCGGAACTCGACGATCCGGCCACTCGCGTCCACGCGAGCCGCCCCGAACTCGCCGATCTCGGACTCCGAGCACGGCTTGACGCCGACTGTGATGTCGGCACGGTGCTCGACATGGTCGCGCAGCAGCTGCCGGTAGTCCATGCGGTACATGTGGTCACCGGCCAGAATCAGGACATAGTCACACTCGAGATCGCGAAACACGTTGATGTACTGGCGGACCGCGTCGGCAGTGCCCTGGAACCAGCCCTGGCCGTGCGGGGTCTGCTGGGCAGCCAGGATCTGGACGTAGCCCTTGGAGAAGGCGCCGAAGCGGTAGGCGCGGTGGATGTGCCGGTGCAGCGACACCGAGTTGAACTGGGTGAGGACGTGCATCTGCTCCATGCCCGAGTTGATCGCGTTGGAGATCGCGATGTCGATGAGCCGGTACTTGGCGCCGACCGGCACCGCAGGCTTGGCGCGGAGCTGGGTCAGGGGGTAGAGCCGGATGCCGCGGCCCCCGCCGAGAATGAGAACCGTCACCGCTTGCGCCAAGTCGTGATCGACGCTCATCACCGCCCTCCCTCGGGGAGGTCAGTGTAGCGCATCGCGCGACGCCGCTGAATCAAGCTCCAGCGAGCCGGCCTCGACTTCGAGATGGCATGGGCGTGCCCTGATCCGCTTCCTCTGCCGCGCCCGCTTCCGCGCCCGGGGGGAAAAGCGAGCACGCGGCAAGCGCGTCCTGCGGGCGTGCCATCTTTGGCGATTTCGGGGCCACGTTCCGGCTGGCGACGTGCTTGCGACCCGAAATCGCCAAAGGTGGCTCCCTCGGGGAGCGCCTCCGGAGAAGCGGCGCGACGTGGTCTCGAGGACGGAGCAAACGAGCGGGCACGAAGACTGGCACGCAGACGGACGCGGCGGAGGACCGTCAGACGATGTTCAAGGGCGCGATTCCAGCTGCTCCCGGGCCGGACGGCACTGCGGGTTGGCGCGCAGGGCGGCCCGCCAGTCGCGCTCGGCAGCCTCCGGATCCCCCGCCTTCTCGTGAGCGACGGCGCGCAGCAGGCGGGCCGGCTCCAGCCCGGGATCGAGCTCCAACGCCCGGTCGAGCCGGCGCAGCGCTTCGGCCACGTCGCCTCCCTGCTCGGGCTCGGCGAAGAGGAACGGTTTGGCCGAGCTGACCCACGCCCTGGCGTTGCCCTGGTCGAGCTCCAGAGCTCGCGCGACCGCGGCCTTGAACGACTGCTCGTGCTTCTTGGCCCTGAAGTCGGAGCGGATCATGGTCGCGATGAGGTCGGCCAGGGTGCGCTGCCGGTCGGAGGTCTCCGGCAGGCCGCCGAGCGCCTGCAGGCCGTCCTCCGCGGCCGCATCGATGCGCAGTCCGAGCAGCCGCCGCTGCTCCGTCTCGCCGGCCGCGAGCCCCTCGAGCTCGATCCGCAGCAGCTCGGCGACCGCCAGCGCGGCCCGAGCGTGCAGCTCGGCGAGCTGCGGCGAGTCGGCGGACGCCCGCGCAACCCGCGCCTCGGACAGCACCGCCGTCGCCGCGGCCGCATCGTAGCTTCGAACCGCGTCGTCGAGCGCTGCGCCCAGCGACTGCAGGTCCCGCGGCTGCCCGGCCATCGCGAGCACGGCCCCGGCAAGCGCGACGGCGGCGACGACCCGGCTCACGATCACGGTGCGTCCTCCCTCGCGGTCAGCAGCGCCGGCCCCATCCAGAGGTCGGCCGCCAGCCCGATCACCATGGCGGCGCCGACCAGGAAGCCGAACTCCCGGATCGGGACGAAGGCCGACAGGCACAGCGAGAAGAAGCCGATGCAGGTGGTCGCCGTGGTCACCACCATTGCCGCGCCGACCTGGTCCGCCGCCCGGCCTGCCGCCAGCCGACGCGATCCGCCGAGCCAGCGCTCGCGCCGGAAGTCGGTCAGCAGGTGGATGTTGTTGTCGACCGAGATGCCGAGGGTCACGCTCGCCACCATCACCGTTGCCGCGTCGAGCGGAATGCCGGTCACCGCCATCAGCGCGAAGATGATGATCACCGGCAGCACGTTCGGCGGCAGCGACAGCAGGCCCAGGCGCCACGAGCGCAGGCCGAGCGCGATGACGACGAAGATCACCACACAGGCGAAGCCGAGCGAGCGCAGCTGCGACGACACCAGGTCCTGCTGGGCCTCGACCAGCCGCAGCACCATGCCCGTGGCCCACCCGTCGACGCCGGCCGGCAGCCCCTCGAGATCCTGTCGGGTCGCGGCCGCCAGCTCGAGGAAGCGGCCCTCGTCCATCTCGTTGACGACTGCGGACAGGCGCAGCGTCCGCCCATTGGCGGCAACCAGCCGCTCGACCAGCGCCCGGCCGCGCCCGTCGAGGCTGCCGACCAGGGCCTCGGCCTCGTCGCGGGAGGAGGGCAGCGCGTACGCAACGGGGTCGAAGCCCCGCTGCCACTGCTGGAGCTTGCGCAGCAGATCGAGCGGGCTGACCACCTTGGCGACGACCGGCGACGACTCGAGCCGCGCCTGGAGCCCCTCGACCACCGGCCAGATGCGCGGATCGGTCCAGGGCAGCTCGCTCGTCAACACGACCTCGAGCGAGTAGAAGCCGGCGATCCGCTCGGCGGTCGACCGGTAGGCGCGCGCCACCTCGTGACCGGAGGGCAGGAAGGCGAGCGGGTTGGACGCCACCCGGATGCGGGGAATCAACGCCGCGGCCGCCACCGCCACCAGCGCCGCCACCGCCAGCACCAGCCGCGGCCGGCGCAGCACGGTGCGGGCGCTCCAGTGCGCTCCCGCCCTGGCCACCGAGCGCCGCGCCGGCACCCGCAGCAGCCGGGTCAGCTCCGGGCCGAGCACCAGGTTGACCGGCAGCGACAGCGTCAGCCCGAGCGCGGCGAACAGGCCGACCTCGCGCACCGGCGCCATGCTCGCGGTGGCCAGCGACAGGAAGCCGAGCGCCGTGGTCAGGGTCGCCAGCGTGCCGGGAAGGGTGGCGTCGGCCACCGCCTCGCTGACCGCGTCGTCCACCGAGTGCTGCTCGCGCAGCCTCTGGTAGCGCTGCAGGATGTGGACGCTGTTGCCGAGCGAGAGCACCCACAGCAGCGACGGCAGAGCCGACGACATCATGTGGAGCTGGCGGCCGACCGCCACCATCACGCCGAGAGTCAGCAGCACGGTGGCGCCCGAGCAGACGGCGGCCACCGCCATCCCGCGCCACGACCGCACCAGCAGCGCCAGCACCAGCATCGACGCCGCCAGCGCTGCCGGGAAGGTGCGCAGGGCCTCTTGCCGCGACAGCTCGTCGAGCGCATCCACCAGGACCGTGGAGCCCACCAGGTCGACCGAGAAGCCCTGGGCGCGCAGCGGCTCGGCCGCGCGGCGCAGCTCCCCGACCATGCGGTGGCGCGCCTCCGGCTCGGCCGCCGGGTCCACCTCGACCAGCATCGCGGCGACCTTCGCGTCGTCGGACAGCAGCAGCCCGCGATAGAACGGGGTCGACGTCGCCTCCTCCTCGAGCGATTGCGGGTCCTCGCCGCCGTAGAGGTCACGGTAGACCGCGGCCAGGCTGTCGACCCGGGTCACGCCCGGCACGGCCTCGAGCCGCTCCTGGGCCGCGACCATGGCGTCGAGGGACTGCGGGTCGAAGATCGGCGCGCCGCTCAGCGCCACCACCACGAACTCGTCGCTGCCGAACATCTCCCGGAACTCGCGGTAGCGCGCCGCCTCGGCGGCGACGGTGTCCACCCAGCGCTCGAGCCGGTTGTCGACCCGGACCCGGCTCGCCACGACGGCGGCGGCGGCGGTCACCGCGACCAGCGCCACCGCGACCGTCCGTCGCCAGCTCATTGGCCGGGCCCCAGCAGCTGCCAGCCGAGCAGCAGCACCGCGCCGCCGGCCGTGGCCGCAGTCCCTCGCCGCGCCGCCAGGAACCGGTTGAACAGCTGCGGCCGGGATGCGAGGCCGGTGATCACCCGCCGCCGCAGCCTCGGCCGTTTCTCGAGCAGCTGCACCAGCCGGTTCAGCCGCGCCGGCGCCCGCGCCAGCCGGGCCTGCGCCGAGCGGTACCGTCCGAGGTCGCCGGCGGCGATCGCCGCGATCAGCGCATCGGCCGACCCGAGCGCGAGCGCCACCCCCTCGCCGGTGATCGGATCGAGACAACAGGCGGCGTCGCCAACCAGTGCCACCCGCCCCGCGGCGACCGTCCTCGCGCGGGCGCCGAACGGCCCGGCCCCGGCGTCGCGTGACGCCGAGGGAGCTCCCGCCACCCGCCCGGCGAGCGACGGCAGCCTGGCCAGCAGGTCGTCGAAGCCGCCGGCGCGGCCGCTCCACATCAGGACCACGCCGACCAGGTCGGCGGCCACCGGGGTGACGTAGGCCTCGCAGCCGTCGCCCCAGTGCACCTCGACCCGGTCGGACCACGGCGCCATCCGGTAATGCCGCCGCACCCCGAAGCGGCCCGCCCGGGGCGGCCGGCCGTCGAGGCCTGCCCACCGCCGGACCCGGGAGCCCCGCCCGTCGGCGCCGACGACGAGGCGGCCACGCACCTCGCCGCGCTCGGTGTCGACGCCGCGTTCGGTCAGCCCGCGGACCTCGCAGCCCCACTGCAGGTCGGCGCCGAGCGCCGCCGCCCGACCGGTGAGCGCTTCGTGCAGGACGGGCCGGCGGATCCCGACGCCCGGCCGGCCGTCGAACAGCCCCTCCGCGACCGTGGCGCCGTCGAGGTAGCGGATCCCGTAAAACGCCCGCTGCCGGCCCTCCACCACCCGGACCCCGAGCGCCTCGAGCTGATCGGCGCCCTCCGGCATGAGACCCTCGCCGCAGGGCCGGTCGATCGGCGGTTGCGACCCGTCGAGAACCGTGACGCCGAGGCCGGCCAGGCGGCCCCGGATCGCGGTCGCGAGACCCGCCGGTCCGCCGCCGACGATGACGAGATCACGATCGCTCATCGGAGTCCAGCCGCATCCTGGCAAACGCCAGGCGCGAGCGGGCGGCGGCGGCAAGCACACGCAGCGGAGTGACGGCGGCCGGTGGGTCGAGCTCACCCGCCAGCCAGCGGCGCAGCGTCTCGGCCCGCCGCAGCTTGCCGGACGAGGTCCTGGGCAGCGTCCCCGGGACAAGCACCTCGACGTGGTCGGGGTCGAGGCCGGCCGCGGCCCGCACCGCTCCCGCGCACTCGCGCGCGATCCGCGGGTAATCGCTGCCGGGCACGTCGCGCCTGGCCTCGACGAGCAGCAGCAGGCGCTCGCCGCTGTCGCCCTCGGGCAGCCACGACACGGCGACTGCGCACCCCGCGCGCGCGCCGGCAACCGAGTCGACCGCGTCCTCCACCTCGTGCGGCGAGTGGTTGCGGCCGCGCAGGATCAGCACGTCCTTGGCGCGGCCCGTGAGGTAGAGCTGGCCGTCGTGCAGGAAGCCGAGGTCGCCGGTGTCGAGCCAGCCGTCGCGCAGCACCCCGGCGGTCGCCTCCGGCTGGTCGAGATAGCCATCCATCAGGGACGGGCCGCGCACCAGCAGGTGGCCTACCTGGCCCGGCGCGAGCTCGGCGCCCGCGTCGTCGACGATCGCCAGCGCGAAGTCGGGCAGCGGCCGCCCGAGCGCCACCAGCTCGACGCCGTCGGCCGCGTCCACTGCCCTGCCCGCGCGCGCCAGCTGCTCGCGGTCGAAGCGGCGGGCCTGGAACGGTGCCGCGACGTCGGAGAAGGTCACTGCGAGGGCGGCCTCCGACAGCCCGTAGACCGGAGTCATCGCCGCTGAGGAGAAGCCCCAACGCGCGAAGCGCTCGCAGAACCCGCGCAGCACCCGCGGCGCCACCGGCTCGGCACCGTTCAGTGCGATGCGCCAGCACGACAGGTCGACCCCATCCAGCTCCTCGTCACGGATCTTGTCCAGGCAGAGGCCGTAGGCGAAGTTGGGCGCCGGCGAGATCGTCGCCCGGTGGCGCGAGATCGTCTGCAGCCACAGCGCGGGCCTGGCGATGAAGAGCTCGGGCGGGATCAGCGTCAACGTGCCGGGGTGCTCGAGCGCCGGCAGCACGCAGCCGATCAAACCCATGTCGTGGTAGAGCGGCAGCCAGCTCGCGCCGCTGTCCACCGTCCGGCCTTCGGGCTGCGGCCAGTACGCCTTGAGCCGCAGCGTCTGCGCCACCACCGCGCGGTGGCTCAAAGCCACCGGCTTCGGGTCGACGGTGGTGCCCGACGAGAACTGCACGAGCGCCAGGTCCTGCGGGGCGCCCGGCGCGGGGTGCGGGTCACTGTCCGCCAGCTCGTCGAGCACGACGCAGCCGAGCCGCGGCCGCGCGGCCGCCACCGCCGGCCCGAGCAGCCGGCGCACCCGCCGGTCGGTGACCACGACCGTCGCGCGCACCAGCTCGAGCATGCGCGCTGTCCGCGCGGCGTACTCGTCGAGCCGGCCGAGACGCACCGGCGGGTACAGCGGCACCGGCACCGCGCCCGCCAGCAGCACGCCGAAGAAGGCGTCGAAGAACTCGATCGACGTCGGCAGCACCAGGGCGACGCGGTCGCCGGGCGACACCCCGCGAGCCTGCAGCCGGCCGCACCCGTCGAGCGCCCGCTCGCGGACGAGCGGCCACGGGAACCAGCCGGCGCTCTCGGCGCCGTCCACGAAACGCAGGCCGGCATCGCCGTGACCGGCGGCGCGCTCGAGCAGCTCAGGGAGCGTCGTCAGATCGCCGCTCAAGCTGCCTCCCCACCTCCGCCGCCAGGTCGCCGACGGTCGCGATCCGCGCCTCGCTCGACGGGTCCAGGCAGATCCGGAACCGGTTCTCGACCTCGACCGCGAGGGTCAGCATCTTCAACGAGTCCAGCTCGAGGTCCTCCGCCAGCCGTTGTCCCGGCCGCAGCTCTCCCGTGAAGCCCAGATGCCGGCGGGCGACCTCGCCGATGCCTTCGAGGATCTCCTGGTCGTTCACGCGCTCTCATTCGTGGGCCC
Proteins encoded in this window:
- a CDS encoding NAD(P)/FAD-dependent oxidoreductase; protein product: MSDRDLVIVGGGPAGLATAIRGRLAGLGVTVLDGSQPPIDRPCGEGLMPEGADQLEALGVRVVEGRQRAFYGIRYLDGATVAEGLFDGRPGVGIRRPVLHEALTGRAAALGADLQWGCEVRGLTERGVDTERGEVRGRLVVGADGRGSRVRRWAGLDGRPPRAGRFGVRRHYRMAPWSDRVEVHWGDGCEAYVTPVAADLVGVVLMWSGRAGGFDDLLARLPSLAGRVAGAPSASRDAGAGPFGARARTVAAGRVALVGDAACCLDPITGEGVALALGSADALIAAIAAGDLGRYRSAQARLARAPARLNRLVQLLEKRPRLRRRVITGLASRPQLFNRFLAARRGTAATAGGAVLLLGWQLLGPGQ
- a CDS encoding tetratricopeptide repeat protein, with amino-acid sequence MIVSRVVAAVALAGAVLAMAGQPRDLQSLGAALDDAVRSYDAAAATAVLSEARVARASADSPQLAELHARAALAVAELLRIELEGLAAGETEQRRLLGLRIDAAAEDGLQALGGLPETSDRQRTLADLIATMIRSDFRAKKHEQSFKAAVARALELDQGNARAWVSSAKPFLFAEPEQGGDVAEALRRLDRALELDPGLEPARLLRAVAHEKAGDPEAAERDWRAALRANPQCRPAREQLESRP
- a CDS encoding acyl carrier protein; protein product: MNDQEILEGIGEVARRHLGFTGELRPGQRLAEDLELDSLKMLTLAVEVENRFRICLDPSSEARIATVGDLAAEVGRQLERRSDDAP
- a CDS encoding cytochrome c3 family protein encodes the protein MSHRFKDFEHLLRMAAMFAVGLGLFAVARGLLVPEDFGVWGHYRAGALDDNRQRPLVHAGAAACGECHDDVAASRAGGGHETIRCEACHGPLARHAAEPSDQAPALPDGGTICLRCHLPAMAKPAGFSQVEPDDHAGGEPCDVCHAAHAPRLEGT
- a CDS encoding 4Fe-4S dicluster domain-containing protein; its protein translation is MPTDRREFLIGSGRVLLIASGAAAGALKWVLAGAPEQAPGYDVEGHWWAMAIDIGRCIGCGNCVRACKAENDVPLEPLYFRTWVERYQLPEGDTDRPHVDSPNGGYDGFPERDEPGAGSKDFFVPKLCNQCAHSPCVQVCPVGATFVSPDGVVLVDTTYCLGCRYCVQACPYGSRFIDPRSQTVDKCTLCYHRITRGLTTACCEVCPTGARALGDLKNPSDPIHGFLREHAVHVLKPQMATGAKVFYAGLDGSVR
- a CDS encoding MMPL family transporter, whose protein sequence is MSWRRTVAVALVAVTAAAAVVASRVRVDNRLERWVDTVAAEAARYREFREMFGSDEFVVVALSGAPIFDPQSLDAMVAAQERLEAVPGVTRVDSLAAVYRDLYGGEDPQSLEEEATSTPFYRGLLLSDDAKVAAMLVEVDPAAEPEARHRMVGELRRAAEPLRAQGFSVDLVGSTVLVDALDELSRQEALRTFPAALAASMLVLALLVRSWRGMAVAAVCSGATVLLTLGVMVAVGRQLHMMSSALPSLLWVLSLGNSVHILQRYQRLREQHSVDDAVSEAVADATLPGTLATLTTALGFLSLATASMAPVREVGLFAALGLTLSLPVNLVLGPELTRLLRVPARRSVARAGAHWSARTVLRRPRLVLAVAALVAVAAAALIPRIRVASNPLAFLPSGHEVARAYRSTAERIAGFYSLEVVLTSELPWTDPRIWPVVEGLQARLESSPVVAKVVSPLDLLRKLQQWQRGFDPVAYALPSSRDEAEALVGSLDGRGRALVERLVAANGRTLRLSAVVNEMDEGRFLELAAATRQDLEGLPAGVDGWATGMVLRLVEAQQDLVSSQLRSLGFACVVIFVVIALGLRSWRLGLLSLPPNVLPVIIIFALMAVTGIPLDAATVMVASVTLGISVDNNIHLLTDFRRERWLGGSRRLAAGRAADQVGAAMVVTTATTCIGFFSLCLSAFVPIREFGFLVGAAMVIGLAADLWMGPALLTAREDAP
- a CDS encoding fatty acyl-AMP ligase, with the translated sequence MSGDLTTLPELLERAAGHGDAGLRFVDGAESAGWFPWPLVRERALDGCGRLQARGVSPGDRVALVLPTSIEFFDAFFGVLLAGAVPVPLYPPVRLGRLDEYAARTARMLELVRATVVVTDRRVRRLLGPAVAAARPRLGCVVLDELADSDPHPAPGAPQDLALVQFSSGTTVDPKPVALSHRAVVAQTLRLKAYWPQPEGRTVDSGASWLPLYHDMGLIGCVLPALEHPGTLTLIPPELFIARPALWLQTISRHRATISPAPNFAYGLCLDKIRDEELDGVDLSCWRIALNGAEPVAPRVLRGFCERFARWGFSSAAMTPVYGLSEAALAVTFSDVAAPFQARRFDREQLARAGRAVDAADGVELVALGRPLPDFALAIVDDAGAELAPGQVGHLLVRGPSLMDGYLDQPEATAGVLRDGWLDTGDLGFLHDGQLYLTGRAKDVLILRGRNHSPHEVEDAVDSVAGARAGCAVAVSWLPEGDSGERLLLLVEARRDVPGSDYPRIARECAGAVRAAAGLDPDHVEVLVPGTLPRTSSGKLRRAETLRRWLAGELDPPAAVTPLRVLAAAARSRLAFARMRLDSDERS
- a CDS encoding sugar phosphate nucleotidyltransferase, with amino-acid sequence MSVDHDLAQAVTVLILGGGRGIRLYPLTQLRAKPAVPVGAKYRLIDIAISNAINSGMEQMHVLTQFNSVSLHRHIHRAYRFGAFSKGYVQILAAQQTPHGQGWFQGTADAVRQYINVFRDLECDYVLILAGDHMYRMDYRQLLRDHVEHRADITVGVKPCSESEIGEFGAARVDASGRIVEFREKPSSAAAREGMEADPALLAAHGVSSDLPYLASMGIYMFNKGALLDVLDSSLVDFGRDIIPSETGRRRVQGHFFHGYWRDIGTIRAFFDAHMDLVKPEPPFSFHDRTWPIYTRPRYLPGARLSGCRFNHVVLGEGSRIVDSEVEDAVIGLRSDIRGAKIKRALVMGVDSHYPEIPGAPPVGIGEGSEIRDAIIDKNARIGRRVRIVNQAGVQDADGDGWAIREGIVVVPKNSVIPDGTVV